One Malania oleifera isolate guangnan ecotype guangnan chromosome 9, ASM2987363v1, whole genome shotgun sequence DNA segment encodes these proteins:
- the LOC131164186 gene encoding probable inactive purple acid phosphatase 27 isoform X2 — protein MNFPSFLSECFSASWAFGILVLCFLSFFMSCSSFSLSSPSSYPPVVMDIAAEFHNYTAISEFRMLNRRHLMQCPDPNEFIRINVSSNSTIGDEEFITVNVSGILKPAEGDWVAMISPSNSRVSACPLDRLMYAQTGDLSKLPLLCHYPVKAQFLSNDPAYLGCNKKECKSYNAEGQCEISTCSSSLSFHVINIRTDVQFVLFAGGFKIPCILKRSNYLSFANPHKPLYGHLSSIDSTGTSMRLTWVSGDQAPQQVQYGDSKSQTSQVSTFSQQDMCTSPIPSPAQDFGWHDPGYIHSAVMTGLRPSSTFSYRYGSDSVGWSDQIQFQTPPAAGSDKLKFLAFGDMGKAPLDASVEHYIQPGSITVAKAMADEVASGNIDSIFHIGDISYATGFLVEWDYFLHQIFPVASRVSYMTAIGNHERDYVYSGSKYITPDSGGECGVPYETYFQMPTPAQDKPWYSIEQASVHFTVISTEHSWFEDSEQYEWMKKDMASVNRSVTPWLIFIGHRPMYSSCTFGLLPGAVDREFVGAVESLLLTNKVDLVLFGHVHNYERTCRVYQSQCLGMPTKNADGIDVYDNSNYTAPVQAVIGMAGFTLDKFPENNTESWSLSRVSEYGYVRINATRNELMSEYVNANSREVEDSFCIIKKQASYQKYSACSRITICYTRIFSVVLCNFFICDLLQRIFCSMYIKSSLY, from the exons ATGAATTTTCCCTCTTTCCTCTCGGAATGCTTCTCTGCTTCTTGGGCTTTTGGAATTTTAGTTCTCTGTTTTCTCAGTTTCTTCATGAGCTGTTCTTCCTTTTCTctgtcttctccttcttcttatcCTCCTGTGGTCATGGACATCGCAGCTGAGTTTCATAATTACACTGCGATATCGGAGTTTCGGATGCTGAACAGAAGACACTTGATGCAGTGTCCGGATCCAAATGAGTTTATTCGAATCAATGTAAGCTCCAATTCTACCATTGGTGATGAAGAATTTATCACAGTTAATGTGAGCGGGATTTTAAAGCCTGCAGAGGGAGATTGGGTTGCTATGATCTCTCCTTCTAATTCCAG GGTATCAGCTTGTCCTCTTGATCGTTTAATGTATGCGCAGACGGGTGATCTCAGTAAACTTCCTCTTCTCTGTCACTACCCTGTTAAG GCACAGTTTTTGTCTAATGATCCAGCCTATCTTGGCTGCAATAAGAAGGAATGTAAGAGTTACAATGCAGAAGGTCAATGTGAGATCTCGACCTGCAGCAGTTCCTTATCGTTCCATGTCATCAACATCAGAACCGACGTTCAATTTGTGCTTTTTGCTGGTGGGTTCAAGATTCCTTGCATTTTGAAAAGATCGAATTATCTGAGTTTCGCCAATCCGCATAAGCCATTGTACGGACACCTCTCAAGCATAGATTCGACTGGAACATCA ATGAGATTGACGTGGGTAAGTGGAGATCAAGCGCCTCAACAAGTTCAATATGGAGACTCCAAATCGCAAACATCACAAGTTTCTACATTCTCACAGCAGGATATGTGCA CTTCTCCGATACCGAGTCCTGCCCAGGATTTTGGTTGGCATGACCCGGGATACATTCATTCAGCAGTAATGACAGGCCTTCGGCCTTCAAGCACCTTCTCCTACAGATATGGAAG TGATTCTGTTGGATGGAGTGATCAAATCCAATTCCAGACTCCACCTGCTGCAGGATCGGATAAACTTAAATTTCTTGCGTTTGGAGACATGGGAAAGGCTCCTCTTGATGCTTCTGTCGAGCACTACATTCAG CCAGGATCGATCACAGTGGCCAAAGCCATGGCTGATGAGGTTGCTTCTGGTAATATAGACTCCATCTTCCACATTGGAGACATAAGTTACGCCACCGGTTTTTTGGTAGAATGGGATTACTTCCTCCATCAGATCTTCCCTGTGGCTTCTCGAGTTTCTTACATGACAGCAATTGGAAACCACGAGAG GGACTATGTATACTCAGGGTCGAAGTACATCACTCCTGACTCAGGTGGGGAATGTGGGGTGCCTTACGAAACTTATTTTCAGATGCCAACACCAGCCCAGGATAAGCCATGGTACTCCATTGAACAAGCAAGTGTTCACTTCACAGTAATTTCAACTGAGCACAGCTGGTTTGAAGATTCAGAACAG TATGAATGGATGAAGAAAGACATGGCCTCAGTTAATCGATCGGTAACCCCTTGGTTAATTTTCATTGG ACACAGGCCCATGTACAGTTCATGCACATTTGGACTCTTGCCTGGTGCTGTCGATCGCGAGTTTGTAGGGGCTGTAGAGTCATTACTACTGACCAACAAG GTTGATCTTGTCCTGTTTGGCCATGTTCATAACTACGAAAGAACTTGCCGGGTTTATCAAAGTCAATGCCTGGGCATGCCTACGAAAAATGCAGATGGTATCGATGTATATGACAACAGCAACTACACTGCTCCAGTTCAAGCAGTCATTGGAATGGCTGGCTTCACCTTAGACAAGTTCCCCGAAAACAAT ACGGAGAGTTGGAGTTTGTCAAGGGTTTCAGAATATGGATATGTAAGAATTAATGCGACAAGGAATGAACTGATGTCAGAG TACGTGAACGCAAATTCGAGA
- the LOC131164186 gene encoding probable inactive purple acid phosphatase 27 isoform X1, protein MNFPSFLSECFSASWAFGILVLCFLSFFMSCSSFSLSSPSSYPPVVMDIAAEFHNYTAISEFRMLNRRHLMQCPDPNEFIRINVSSNSTIGDEEFITVNVSGILKPAEGDWVAMISPSNSRVSACPLDRLMYAQTGDLSKLPLLCHYPVKDLGIRVAVSSRLESCFSIREQAQFLSNDPAYLGCNKKECKSYNAEGQCEISTCSSSLSFHVINIRTDVQFVLFAGGFKIPCILKRSNYLSFANPHKPLYGHLSSIDSTGTSMRLTWVSGDQAPQQVQYGDSKSQTSQVSTFSQQDMCTSPIPSPAQDFGWHDPGYIHSAVMTGLRPSSTFSYRYGSDSVGWSDQIQFQTPPAAGSDKLKFLAFGDMGKAPLDASVEHYIQPGSITVAKAMADEVASGNIDSIFHIGDISYATGFLVEWDYFLHQIFPVASRVSYMTAIGNHERDYVYSGSKYITPDSGGECGVPYETYFQMPTPAQDKPWYSIEQASVHFTVISTEHSWFEDSEQYEWMKKDMASVNRSVTPWLIFIGHRPMYSSCTFGLLPGAVDREFVGAVESLLLTNKVDLVLFGHVHNYERTCRVYQSQCLGMPTKNADGIDVYDNSNYTAPVQAVIGMAGFTLDKFPENNTESWSLSRVSEYGYVRINATRNELMSEYVNANSREVEDSFCIIKKQASYQKYSACSRITICYTRIFSVVLCNFFICDLLQRIFCSMYIKSSLY, encoded by the exons ATGAATTTTCCCTCTTTCCTCTCGGAATGCTTCTCTGCTTCTTGGGCTTTTGGAATTTTAGTTCTCTGTTTTCTCAGTTTCTTCATGAGCTGTTCTTCCTTTTCTctgtcttctccttcttcttatcCTCCTGTGGTCATGGACATCGCAGCTGAGTTTCATAATTACACTGCGATATCGGAGTTTCGGATGCTGAACAGAAGACACTTGATGCAGTGTCCGGATCCAAATGAGTTTATTCGAATCAATGTAAGCTCCAATTCTACCATTGGTGATGAAGAATTTATCACAGTTAATGTGAGCGGGATTTTAAAGCCTGCAGAGGGAGATTGGGTTGCTATGATCTCTCCTTCTAATTCCAG GGTATCAGCTTGTCCTCTTGATCGTTTAATGTATGCGCAGACGGGTGATCTCAGTAAACTTCCTCTTCTCTGTCACTACCCTGTTAAG gatttgggaatCCGTGTGGCTGTTTCGAGCCGTTTGGAATCGTGTTTCAGTATTCGAGAACAG GCACAGTTTTTGTCTAATGATCCAGCCTATCTTGGCTGCAATAAGAAGGAATGTAAGAGTTACAATGCAGAAGGTCAATGTGAGATCTCGACCTGCAGCAGTTCCTTATCGTTCCATGTCATCAACATCAGAACCGACGTTCAATTTGTGCTTTTTGCTGGTGGGTTCAAGATTCCTTGCATTTTGAAAAGATCGAATTATCTGAGTTTCGCCAATCCGCATAAGCCATTGTACGGACACCTCTCAAGCATAGATTCGACTGGAACATCA ATGAGATTGACGTGGGTAAGTGGAGATCAAGCGCCTCAACAAGTTCAATATGGAGACTCCAAATCGCAAACATCACAAGTTTCTACATTCTCACAGCAGGATATGTGCA CTTCTCCGATACCGAGTCCTGCCCAGGATTTTGGTTGGCATGACCCGGGATACATTCATTCAGCAGTAATGACAGGCCTTCGGCCTTCAAGCACCTTCTCCTACAGATATGGAAG TGATTCTGTTGGATGGAGTGATCAAATCCAATTCCAGACTCCACCTGCTGCAGGATCGGATAAACTTAAATTTCTTGCGTTTGGAGACATGGGAAAGGCTCCTCTTGATGCTTCTGTCGAGCACTACATTCAG CCAGGATCGATCACAGTGGCCAAAGCCATGGCTGATGAGGTTGCTTCTGGTAATATAGACTCCATCTTCCACATTGGAGACATAAGTTACGCCACCGGTTTTTTGGTAGAATGGGATTACTTCCTCCATCAGATCTTCCCTGTGGCTTCTCGAGTTTCTTACATGACAGCAATTGGAAACCACGAGAG GGACTATGTATACTCAGGGTCGAAGTACATCACTCCTGACTCAGGTGGGGAATGTGGGGTGCCTTACGAAACTTATTTTCAGATGCCAACACCAGCCCAGGATAAGCCATGGTACTCCATTGAACAAGCAAGTGTTCACTTCACAGTAATTTCAACTGAGCACAGCTGGTTTGAAGATTCAGAACAG TATGAATGGATGAAGAAAGACATGGCCTCAGTTAATCGATCGGTAACCCCTTGGTTAATTTTCATTGG ACACAGGCCCATGTACAGTTCATGCACATTTGGACTCTTGCCTGGTGCTGTCGATCGCGAGTTTGTAGGGGCTGTAGAGTCATTACTACTGACCAACAAG GTTGATCTTGTCCTGTTTGGCCATGTTCATAACTACGAAAGAACTTGCCGGGTTTATCAAAGTCAATGCCTGGGCATGCCTACGAAAAATGCAGATGGTATCGATGTATATGACAACAGCAACTACACTGCTCCAGTTCAAGCAGTCATTGGAATGGCTGGCTTCACCTTAGACAAGTTCCCCGAAAACAAT ACGGAGAGTTGGAGTTTGTCAAGGGTTTCAGAATATGGATATGTAAGAATTAATGCGACAAGGAATGAACTGATGTCAGAG TACGTGAACGCAAATTCGAGA